In a single window of the Halobaculum lipolyticum genome:
- a CDS encoding amino acid permease — MSGDEELAKDLGPLAALTIGVGTMIGAGIFVLPGVAISEAGSFAVISFVLGGAIAILTAFSASELGTAMPKSGGAYYYVNRALGPLFGSVAGWANWMGLAFASAFYMVGFGEYVVNISGGSIGVPMTGIEIGVGVKAVALAGAALFVMINYVGAKETGKLQNVIVVILVAILAVFTVVGALRADPANLPAATGFGPMLTTTGLIFVSYLGFVQITSVAEEIKEPGKNLPRAVIGSVVIVTVIYALVLVVMSAAVEQGFIAGLPANQIAVVEVARLVLGPAGAVAMLIGGLLATASSANASILASSRINFAMGRDKIVSQELNEIHPRFGTPYRSIAITGALILVFIVLADVNTLSTLGSVLHLVIYALLNVALIVMREADVADYDPSYRVPLYPAVPVLGTIVSLALIAFIEPLVVLIGGGFVVFAVLWYLGYARSRTENEGALSEYVRARSDRMPDAAVDAADAMAPDGGEYRVMVPLANPASEADLIELAANIARQRGGSVDAVHIVSVPDQTSLEYAAAHVPEFDDTTDELLDRARLDAEELGVPVETSTVVSHQSFAEVFDVARTHDADLVVMGWGPEGHGAPGRVEGRIDELTQDLPCDFLVLKDRGFDPERVLVPTAGGPDSDLSAEVAGYLQSAFGSEIRLLHVADDVGAGKEFLATWANDHGLGGSELIVESGDVEAAIARHAADSSLVIIGATERGMLSRLVSGALALDVVDEVDCSVLLAERPTNRSLRDRLFGG; from the coding sequence ATGAGCGGCGACGAGGAACTCGCGAAGGACCTCGGCCCGCTGGCGGCGCTGACGATCGGCGTCGGGACGATGATCGGCGCGGGCATCTTCGTGTTGCCCGGGGTCGCCATCTCGGAGGCCGGCTCCTTCGCCGTGATCTCGTTCGTCCTCGGCGGCGCGATCGCGATCCTCACGGCGTTCTCCGCCTCCGAGTTGGGGACGGCGATGCCGAAGTCCGGCGGCGCCTACTACTACGTGAACCGCGCGCTCGGGCCGCTGTTCGGCTCCGTCGCCGGCTGGGCCAACTGGATGGGGCTGGCGTTCGCCTCCGCCTTCTACATGGTCGGCTTCGGCGAGTACGTCGTCAACATCTCCGGCGGGTCGATCGGGGTCCCGATGACGGGGATCGAGATCGGCGTCGGCGTGAAGGCGGTCGCGCTCGCCGGCGCGGCGCTGTTCGTGATGATCAACTACGTCGGCGCCAAGGAGACCGGGAAGCTCCAGAACGTCATCGTCGTGATCCTCGTCGCGATCCTCGCGGTGTTCACCGTCGTCGGCGCGCTGCGGGCGGACCCCGCGAACCTCCCGGCGGCGACCGGGTTCGGCCCGATGCTGACGACGACGGGACTGATCTTCGTCTCCTACCTCGGGTTCGTGCAGATCACGTCGGTAGCCGAGGAGATCAAGGAACCGGGGAAGAACCTCCCGCGCGCCGTGATCGGATCGGTCGTGATCGTCACCGTGATCTACGCGCTGGTGCTCGTCGTGATGAGCGCCGCCGTCGAGCAGGGGTTCATCGCGGGGCTCCCCGCGAACCAGATCGCCGTCGTCGAGGTGGCGCGGCTCGTCCTCGGACCCGCCGGCGCCGTGGCGATGCTGATCGGCGGGCTGCTCGCGACCGCCTCCTCGGCGAACGCGTCGATCCTCGCGTCCTCGCGCATCAACTTCGCGATGGGCCGCGACAAGATCGTCTCCCAGGAACTCAACGAGATCCACCCGCGCTTCGGCACGCCGTACCGCTCCATCGCGATCACGGGCGCGCTGATCCTCGTGTTCATCGTCCTCGCGGACGTGAACACGCTGTCGACGCTCGGGTCGGTGCTCCACCTCGTCATCTACGCGCTGCTCAACGTCGCGCTGATCGTGATGCGCGAGGCCGACGTCGCCGACTACGACCCCAGCTACCGGGTGCCGCTGTACCCGGCCGTCCCCGTGCTGGGGACCATCGTCTCGCTTGCGCTGATCGCGTTCATCGAGCCGCTCGTCGTGCTCATCGGCGGCGGCTTCGTCGTCTTCGCGGTCCTGTGGTACCTCGGGTACGCTCGGTCGCGGACCGAGAACGAGGGCGCCCTCTCGGAGTACGTCCGCGCGCGCTCCGACCGGATGCCCGACGCCGCGGTCGACGCCGCCGACGCGATGGCACCCGACGGCGGCGAGTACCGCGTGATGGTGCCGCTGGCGAACCCCGCCAGCGAGGCCGACCTCATCGAGTTGGCGGCGAACATCGCCCGCCAACGCGGCGGCTCCGTCGACGCCGTCCACATCGTCTCGGTGCCGGACCAGACCTCTCTGGAGTACGCCGCCGCCCACGTCCCGGAGTTCGACGACACGACCGACGAACTGCTCGACCGCGCCCGCCTCGACGCCGAGGAGTTGGGCGTGCCCGTCGAGACGAGCACGGTCGTCTCTCACCAGTCGTTCGCGGAGGTGTTCGACGTGGCTCGGACCCACGACGCAGACCTCGTCGTGATGGGCTGGGGTCCGGAGGGCCACGGCGCCCCCGGCCGCGTGGAGGGGCGCATCGACGAACTCACACAGGACCTGCCGTGTGACTTCCTGGTGCTCAAAGACCGCGGCTTCGACCCCGAGCGCGTGCTCGTGCCGACGGCGGGCGGTCCCGACTCCGACCTCTCTGCGGAGGTCGCGGGCTACCTGCAGTCGGCGTTCGGCTCTGAGATCCGGCTGCTCCACGTCGCAGACGACGTGGGCGCCGGCAAGGAGTTCCTCGCGACGTGGGCGAACGACCACGGACTCGGCGGCTCCGAGTTGATCGTCGAGTCCGGCGACGTGGAGGCGGCCATCGCGCGCCACGCGGCCGACTCCTCGCTGGTGATCATCGGCGCCACCGAGCGCGGGATGCTCTCCCGGCTCGTCAGCGGGGCGCTCGCGCTCGACGTCGTCGACGAGGTGGACTGTTCGGTGTTGCTGGCCGAGCGGCCCACGAACCGCAGCCTCCGCGACCGGCTGTTCGGCGGGTAA
- a CDS encoding universal stress protein, with amino-acid sequence MTLLSNAVVPIASENDAAETASALAAHDAEVGELTLVYVVEKAGGAADKAGVEQREEAAAEAFAAFESVLPDAVVDSKIVYDTDVVDGVLGVAADVDATAVVFTPRDGGRFVRLLTGDVALRLVTESDRPVVSLPRRVDE; translated from the coding sequence GTGACCCTCCTGTCGAACGCGGTCGTCCCGATCGCCTCCGAGAACGACGCCGCAGAGACCGCCTCCGCGCTGGCGGCCCACGACGCCGAGGTCGGCGAGTTGACGCTGGTGTACGTGGTCGAGAAGGCCGGCGGCGCCGCCGACAAGGCGGGCGTCGAACAGCGCGAGGAGGCCGCCGCGGAGGCGTTCGCCGCCTTCGAGTCGGTACTCCCGGATGCCGTCGTCGATAGCAAGATCGTCTACGACACCGACGTCGTCGACGGCGTCCTCGGCGTCGCGGCCGACGTCGACGCGACGGCCGTGGTGTTCACGCCCCGCGACGGCGGTCGGTTCGTCCGCCTGCTCACCGGCGACGTGGCGCTGCGGCTCGTCACGGAGTCCGACAGGCCCGTCGTGAGCCTCCCGCGGCGCGTGGACGAATGA
- the secY gene encoding preprotein translocase subunit SecY — MGWKETAEPVLTRMPSVTRPEGHVPFKRKLAWTAGILVMYFFLTNITMFGLATGGAGGDFYGRFRSILAGSQGSILQLGIGPIVTASIVLQLLGGANLLGLDTDDPRDQVLYQGLQKLLVVVMICLTGLPMVFAGNFLPVNNTLATQLGVGVTGLKTILFAQMFVGGVLILFMDEVISKWGVGSGIGLFIIAGVSQQLVAGLFAVPALGTQVTGFFPAWYGIITGGIQLDPFFQSLLFDPGNILALFTTVLIFAVVVYTESVRVEIPLSHARVKGARGRFPVKLIYASVLPMILVRALQANIQFLGQILNNYVTLPAFVGVYSQGQPVSGLFYYLAPIQSRADWMWFSGAFTVTAEPWQIVLRVLVDLTFMIVGGAIFAIFWVETTGMGPEATAKQIQNSGMQIPGFRKNPQVIEKVMERYIPQVTVIGGALVGALAVLANMLGTLGGVSGTGLLLTVSITYKLYEEIAEEQLMEMHPMMRQMFGSDD; from the coding sequence ATGGGTTGGAAAGAGACCGCGGAACCCGTACTCACGCGGATGCCGTCGGTCACGCGACCGGAGGGGCACGTTCCCTTCAAACGGAAGCTCGCGTGGACGGCCGGCATCCTCGTGATGTACTTCTTCCTGACGAATATCACGATGTTCGGACTCGCCACCGGCGGGGCCGGGGGTGACTTCTACGGCCGGTTCCGGTCGATCCTCGCCGGCTCCCAGGGGTCGATCCTCCAGCTCGGGATCGGTCCGATCGTCACGGCGTCCATCGTCCTCCAACTGCTCGGCGGCGCGAACCTCCTCGGACTCGACACCGACGACCCCCGCGACCAGGTGCTGTACCAGGGGCTGCAGAAGCTGCTCGTCGTCGTGATGATCTGCCTGACGGGGCTGCCGATGGTGTTCGCCGGCAACTTCCTCCCGGTGAACAACACGCTGGCGACTCAACTGGGCGTCGGCGTCACCGGGCTGAAGACGATCCTGTTCGCGCAGATGTTCGTCGGCGGGGTCCTCATCCTGTTCATGGACGAGGTCATCTCCAAGTGGGGGGTCGGCTCGGGGATCGGGCTGTTCATCATCGCCGGCGTGAGCCAACAGCTCGTCGCCGGACTGTTCGCCGTCCCCGCGCTGGGGACGCAGGTGACCGGCTTCTTCCCCGCCTGGTACGGTATCATCACCGGCGGGATCCAGCTCGACCCGTTCTTCCAGTCGCTGCTGTTCGACCCCGGGAACATCCTCGCGCTGTTCACGACGGTGCTCATCTTCGCGGTCGTCGTGTACACCGAGTCCGTGCGCGTCGAGATCCCGCTGAGCCACGCCCGCGTGAAGGGCGCCCGCGGTCGCTTCCCCGTGAAGCTCATCTACGCGTCCGTCCTCCCGATGATCCTCGTTCGCGCGCTGCAGGCGAACATCCAGTTCCTCGGGCAGATCCTCAACAACTACGTCACGCTGCCGGCGTTCGTCGGCGTCTACTCGCAGGGACAGCCGGTGAGCGGGCTGTTCTACTACCTCGCGCCGATCCAGTCGCGCGCCGACTGGATGTGGTTCTCCGGGGCGTTCACCGTCACCGCCGAGCCGTGGCAGATCGTCCTCCGCGTGCTCGTGGACCTCACGTTCATGATCGTCGGCGGCGCCATCTTCGCCATCTTCTGGGTCGAGACGACCGGGATGGGACCGGAGGCGACCGCAAAGCAGATCCAGAACTCCGGGATGCAGATCCCCGGCTTCCGGAAGAACCCGCAGGTGATCGAGAAGGTGATGGAGCGGTACATCCCGCAGGTCACCGTCATCGGCGGCGCGCTCGTCGGTGCGCTCGCGGTGCTGGCGAACATGCTCGGCACGCTCGGGGGCGTCTCCGGGACGGGCCTGCTGCTGACCGTGTCGATCACGTACAAGCTGTACGAGGAGATCGCGGAGGAACAGCTCATGGAGATGCACCCCATGATGCGGCAGATGTTCGGCTCCGACGACTGA
- the katG gene encoding catalase/peroxidase HPI — MTKSNEDWWPEQLSLDVLDQNARVSDPMGEEFDYAEEFQSLDLDAVKADIEDVLTDSQEWWPADYGHYGPLMIRMAWHSAGTYRTVDGRGGAGGGRQRFAPLNSWPDNANLDKARRLLWPVKQKYGRKLSWADLMVLTGNVALESMGFETFGFAGGREDEFEPDHAVDWGPEDEMETWERFDEDDALDEPLGASVMGLIYVNPEGPEGEPDPEWSAERIRTTFDRMAMNDEETAALIAGGHTFGKVHGADDPENLGPEPEAAPMESQGLGWENDHGSGKGADTITSGIEGPWTQSPTEWDMGYLDNLLAYDWEPEKGPGGAWQWKPTDESLEGSAEPAHDEGAATPMMLTTDVALKRDPAYREIVEEFRENPMAFGMTFAKAWYKLTHRDMGPPERFLGPEVPDEVMTWQDPVPDVDHELVGDAEIAELEEAILDTDLTVTELVETAWASASTYRDSDKRGGANGARVRLRPQRDWAVNKPDQLATVLDTLTDVRREFNESRSDDVRVSLADLIVLGGNVAVERAAADAGYDVEVPFEPGRTDATQAQTDVESFEALKPRADGFRNFQADYDDRPAEEALVDKADLLGLTPSEMTVLVGGMRALDANYDDSDHGVFTDEPGALTNDFFVKLLGMDAEWEPVEGEEGLFEARDRDTGEVVRTGTRADLVFGSNSRLRAVAEVYGTDDAEEAFVQDFVDAWHKVVSADRFDLQ; from the coding sequence ATGACCAAGTCCAATGAGGACTGGTGGCCAGAACAGCTGAGTCTGGACGTCCTCGACCAGAACGCGCGCGTCTCCGACCCGATGGGGGAGGAGTTCGACTACGCCGAGGAGTTCCAGTCGCTCGACCTCGACGCCGTGAAGGCGGACATCGAGGACGTGCTGACGGACTCCCAGGAGTGGTGGCCGGCCGACTACGGCCACTACGGGCCGTTGATGATCCGGATGGCGTGGCACAGCGCCGGCACGTACCGAACGGTCGACGGCCGCGGCGGCGCCGGCGGCGGCCGACAGCGCTTCGCCCCGCTCAACAGCTGGCCGGACAACGCGAACCTCGACAAGGCGCGCCGCCTGCTGTGGCCGGTGAAGCAGAAGTACGGCCGCAAGCTCTCGTGGGCCGACCTGATGGTGCTGACCGGCAACGTCGCGCTGGAGTCGATGGGCTTCGAGACGTTCGGCTTCGCGGGCGGCCGCGAGGACGAGTTCGAGCCCGACCACGCGGTCGACTGGGGTCCCGAAGACGAGATGGAGACGTGGGAGCGCTTCGACGAGGACGACGCGCTCGACGAGCCGCTCGGCGCCTCCGTCATGGGACTCATCTACGTGAACCCCGAGGGTCCCGAGGGCGAGCCGGACCCCGAGTGGTCCGCAGAGCGCATCCGGACGACGTTCGACCGGATGGCGATGAACGACGAGGAGACGGCCGCGCTCATCGCCGGCGGCCACACGTTCGGCAAGGTCCACGGCGCGGACGACCCCGAGAACCTCGGTCCCGAGCCGGAGGCCGCGCCGATGGAGTCGCAGGGACTGGGTTGGGAGAACGACCACGGCTCCGGGAAGGGCGCCGACACGATCACAAGCGGCATCGAGGGACCGTGGACCCAGTCGCCGACCGAGTGGGACATGGGCTACCTCGACAACCTGCTGGCGTACGACTGGGAGCCCGAGAAGGGTCCCGGCGGCGCGTGGCAGTGGAAGCCGACCGACGAGTCGCTGGAGGGGAGCGCCGAACCCGCCCACGACGAGGGCGCGGCGACGCCGATGATGCTCACCACCGACGTCGCGCTCAAGCGCGACCCCGCCTACCGCGAGATCGTCGAGGAGTTCCGGGAGAACCCGATGGCGTTCGGGATGACGTTCGCGAAGGCGTGGTACAAACTGACCCACCGCGACATGGGCCCGCCCGAGCGCTTCCTCGGTCCCGAGGTGCCCGACGAGGTCATGACCTGGCAGGACCCCGTCCCGGACGTCGACCACGAGCTCGTCGGCGACGCCGAGATCGCGGAGCTGGAGGAGGCGATCCTCGACACCGACCTCACGGTCACCGAACTGGTCGAGACCGCGTGGGCGTCGGCGTCGACGTACCGCGACAGCGACAAGCGCGGCGGCGCCAACGGCGCGCGCGTCCGCCTCCGCCCGCAGCGCGACTGGGCGGTCAACAAGCCCGACCAGCTCGCGACGGTCCTCGACACGCTGACGGACGTCCGACGCGAGTTCAACGAGTCGCGCTCGGACGACGTGCGGGTCTCGCTGGCGGACCTGATCGTCCTCGGCGGGAACGTCGCCGTCGAACGGGCGGCCGCCGACGCCGGCTACGACGTCGAGGTGCCGTTCGAGCCGGGCCGCACGGACGCGACGCAAGCGCAGACCGACGTCGAGTCGTTCGAGGCGCTCAAGCCGCGCGCGGACGGGTTCCGGAACTTCCAGGCCGACTACGACGACCGCCCCGCCGAGGAGGCGCTCGTCGACAAGGCCGACCTGCTGGGGCTGACGCCGTCTGAGATGACGGTGCTCGTGGGCGGCATGCGCGCGCTCGACGCCAACTACGACGACTCCGACCACGGCGTGTTCACCGACGAGCCGGGTGCGCTCACGAACGACTTCTTCGTGAAGCTGCTCGGCATGGACGCCGAGTGGGAGCCGGTCGAGGGCGAGGAGGGCCTGTTCGAGGCCCGCGACCGCGACACCGGCGAGGTCGTGCGCACCGGCACCCGCGCCGACCTCGTGTTCGGCTCGAACTCGCGGCTGCGCGCCGTCGCCGAGGTGTACGGCACCGACGACGCCGAGGAGGCGTTCGTGCAGGACTTCGTCGACGCGTGGCACAAGGTCGTGAGCGCGGACCGCTTCGACCTGCAGTAG
- a CDS encoding uL15m family ribosomal protein, whose translation MTSKKRRQRGSRTHGGGSHKNRRGAGHRGGRGAAGRKKHERQLYGPLGKHGFKRPQGVKEEVAEVSVQKLDEDAGLLAAEGVASEEGDGYALDARDVAEDGHEVDVVKVLGDGQVHGELHVTADAFTAEARRLIEEAGGSAELTERAEKAQAEAEDDEADADGDDE comes from the coding sequence ATGACGAGCAAGAAGCGACGCCAGCGCGGCTCGCGCACGCACGGCGGCGGCTCCCACAAGAACCGGCGCGGCGCCGGTCACCGGGGCGGTCGCGGCGCGGCCGGCCGCAAGAAGCACGAACGGCAGCTGTACGGTCCGCTCGGCAAGCACGGCTTCAAGCGCCCGCAGGGCGTCAAGGAGGAGGTCGCGGAGGTCTCCGTCCAGAAGCTCGACGAGGACGCCGGGCTGCTGGCCGCCGAGGGCGTCGCGAGCGAGGAGGGCGACGGCTACGCCCTCGACGCCCGCGACGTCGCCGAGGACGGCCACGAGGTCGACGTCGTGAAGGTGCTCGGCGACGGGCAGGTCCACGGGGAACTGCACGTCACCGCCGACGCGTTCACCGCCGAGGCGCGCCGCCTCATCGAGGAGGCGGGCGGCTCCGCGGAGCTGACCGAGCGCGCCGAGAAGGCGCAGGCCGAGGCCGAGGACGACGAGGCCGACGCCGACGGCGACGACGAGTAG
- the rpmD gene encoding 50S ribosomal protein L30, translating to MQAVVQLRGEIDMSAAQRDTLKMLNIHAINHCALVPEEDTYRGMIAKVNDFVAFGEPDVETVELLIARRGEPLEGDADIDDEWVSDNTEFSDIEALAEALVEEETTLREQGLSPVLRLHAPRGGHKGIKHAVKNGGELGRHDDIDTLLEAMR from the coding sequence ATGCAGGCGGTCGTGCAACTGCGCGGCGAGATCGACATGTCCGCCGCCCAGCGCGACACCCTGAAGATGCTCAACATCCACGCGATCAACCACTGCGCGCTGGTGCCCGAGGAGGACACCTACCGCGGGATGATCGCGAAGGTCAACGACTTCGTCGCGTTCGGCGAGCCGGACGTCGAGACGGTCGAACTCCTCATCGCGCGCCGCGGCGAGCCCCTCGAGGGCGACGCGGACATCGACGACGAGTGGGTGTCGGACAACACCGAGTTCTCCGACATCGAGGCGCTCGCGGAAGCGCTGGTCGAGGAGGAGACGACGCTGCGCGAGCAGGGTCTCTCGCCGGTCCTGCGCCTGCACGCGCCGCGCGGCGGGCACAAGGGCATCAAGCACGCCGTGAAGAACGGCGGCGAACTGGGTCGTCACGACGACATCGACACGCTGCTGGAGGCGATGCGATAA
- a CDS encoding 30S ribosomal protein S5: MSRNGGWEPRTRLGRKVQEGDITTMEQALDSGLPLKEHQLVDQLIPDLEDEVLDINMVQRMTDSGRRVKFRCVVAIGNNDGFLGYAEGRDDQVGGAIQKAIEVAKLNMIKVDRGSGSWEDSAGGVNSLTRTATGKAGSVEVEIKPAPQGLGLAAAPTVRNILELAGVQDAWTSSNGNTRTTVNLAKATFNALKNASQARTPDRARRIQREAEGGN; the protein is encoded by the coding sequence ATGAGTAGAAACGGCGGATGGGAGCCGCGAACGCGGCTCGGCCGGAAGGTACAGGAGGGCGACATCACCACGATGGAGCAGGCGCTCGACTCCGGGCTCCCGCTCAAGGAGCACCAGCTGGTCGACCAGCTGATCCCCGACCTGGAGGACGAGGTGCTGGACATCAACATGGTCCAGCGCATGACCGACTCCGGGCGTCGTGTGAAGTTCCGCTGTGTCGTCGCCATCGGCAACAACGACGGCTTCCTCGGCTACGCCGAGGGCCGCGACGACCAGGTCGGCGGCGCGATCCAGAAGGCGATCGAGGTCGCCAAGCTGAACATGATCAAAGTCGACCGCGGCTCGGGTTCGTGGGAGGACTCCGCCGGCGGGGTCAACTCGCTCACCCGGACGGCGACCGGCAAGGCCGGCTCCGTCGAGGTCGAGATCAAGCCCGCCCCGCAGGGGCTGGGTCTGGCGGCGGCGCCGACCGTCCGCAACATCCTCGAACTCGCGGGTGTCCAGGACGCCTGGACGTCCTCGAACGGGAACACGCGGACGACGGTGAACCTCGCCAAGGCGACGTTCAACGCCCTGAAGAACGCCTCGCAGGCGCGGACGCCCGACCGGGCGCGACGCATCCAGCGCGAAGCGGAGGGTGGGAACTGA
- a CDS encoding 50S ribosomal protein L18 yields the protein MATGPRYKVPMRRRREVRTDYHQRLRLLKSGKPRLVARLSNKHVRAQLVSPGPDGDITHAAASSEDLEDYGWEAPTANLPSAYLTGYLAGLRAVDAGLDEAVLDIGLNTATPGNKAFAVQEGAIDAGLEIPHNDSVLADWSRNRGEHIAAYAEQLDEPLYSGEFDAADLPEHFDELRETLTEEFDNE from the coding sequence ATGGCGACCGGACCACGATACAAGGTACCGATGCGTCGCCGACGGGAAGTCCGGACGGACTACCATCAGCGGTTGCGCCTGCTGAAATCCGGCAAGCCGCGCCTCGTCGCGCGCCTGTCGAACAAGCACGTCAGGGCGCAGCTGGTTTCCCCCGGTCCCGACGGCGACATCACACACGCGGCCGCGTCCAGCGAGGACCTCGAAGACTACGGCTGGGAGGCGCCCACGGCGAACCTCCCCAGCGCGTACCTGACGGGCTACCTCGCGGGACTGCGGGCGGTCGACGCCGGTCTCGACGAGGCCGTCCTCGACATCGGCCTGAACACCGCCACGCCCGGTAACAAGGCGTTCGCGGTGCAGGAAGGAGCGATCGACGCCGGACTCGAGATCCCCCACAACGACAGCGTCCTCGCGGACTGGTCGCGCAACCGCGGCGAGCACATCGCCGCCTACGCCGAGCAGCTCGACGAGCCGCTGTACAGCGGGGAGTTCGACGCGGCGGACCTGCCCGAGCACTTCGACGAGCTTCGGGAGACCCTGACGGAGGAATTCGACAATGAGTAG
- a CDS encoding 50S ribosomal protein L19e yields MSDLAAQRRLAADELDVGKSRVWLNPEAQDELADAITREDVREQIEQGNIRAADAKGNSRGRARERDEKRAYGHRKGAGTRKGKAGGRQNSKDDWIARIRAQRARLKELRDDGPLNSTQYRELYNKASGGEFEDVRRLNSYIVNNYDVTLEDD; encoded by the coding sequence ATGAGCGACCTGGCAGCACAGCGCCGGCTCGCGGCCGACGAACTCGACGTCGGCAAGAGCCGCGTCTGGCTCAACCCGGAGGCACAGGACGAGCTGGCGGACGCCATCACGCGCGAGGACGTCCGCGAGCAGATCGAACAGGGCAACATCCGTGCGGCGGACGCCAAGGGGAACTCCCGCGGTCGGGCCCGCGAGCGCGACGAGAAGCGCGCCTACGGCCACCGCAAGGGCGCCGGCACCCGCAAAGGGAAGGCCGGCGGCCGGCAGAACTCCAAGGACGACTGGATCGCTCGGATCCGCGCCCAGCGCGCACGCCTCAAGGAGCTTCGCGACGACGGCCCCCTGAACAGCACGCAGTACCGCGAGCTGTACAACAAGGCCTCCGGCGGGGAGTTCGAGGACGTGCGACGGCTGAACAGCTACATCGTGAACAACTACGACGTAACTCTGGAGGACGACTAA
- a CDS encoding 50S ribosomal protein L32e, translating into MSDDTESLEDISGVGPSKADALREAGYESVEDVKAASQGELAEVDGIGNALAARIKADVGGLEVEEETDAEIEEDESETDADEAEEEDVETELRPRGHADKTPELSDERARALGKKLREGKPQFNRQDYHKKKRIPTSWRRPRGQLSKQRRNMKGKGPKVEAGFRSPTAARGLHPSGFEEVRVFNTDDLEGVDGDTQAVRIASTVGGRKREAIEDECEDREIRVLNPTYVEVEVDQ; encoded by the coding sequence ATGAGCGACGACACCGAGTCGCTCGAGGACATCTCCGGGGTCGGCCCGTCGAAGGCCGACGCCCTGCGCGAGGCCGGCTACGAGTCCGTCGAGGACGTCAAGGCCGCCTCGCAGGGCGAACTGGCGGAGGTCGACGGCATCGGGAACGCCCTCGCCGCCCGCATCAAGGCGGACGTCGGCGGGCTCGAAGTCGAGGAGGAGACCGACGCCGAGATCGAAGAAGACGAGTCCGAGACCGACGCCGACGAGGCCGAGGAGGAGGACGTCGAGACCGAACTGCGTCCGCGCGGTCACGCGGACAAGACCCCGGAGCTGTCCGACGAGCGCGCCCGCGCGCTCGGCAAGAAGCTCCGCGAGGGGAAGCCGCAGTTCAACCGGCAGGACTACCACAAGAAGAAGCGCATCCCGACCTCGTGGCGTCGCCCGCGCGGCCAGCTGTCGAAGCAGCGCCGCAACATGAAGGGCAAAGGCCCGAAGGTCGAGGCCGGCTTCCGCTCGCCGACGGCCGCCCGCGGCCTGCACCCGAGCGGCTTCGAGGAGGTCCGCGTGTTCAACACGGACGACCTCGAGGGCGTCGACGGCGACACGCAGGCGGTGCGCATCGCGTCCACCGTCGGCGGGCGCAAGCGCGAAGCGATCGAGGACGAGTGCGAGGACCGCGAGATCCGCGTCCTCAACCCGACCTACGTCGAAGTGGAGGTTGACCAATGA
- a CDS encoding 50S ribosomal protein L6 yields MERDIELPEDVSADLDHLDLTVEGPNGSVTRRLWYPDVSVSVEDDAVVIAYPDDADRQTNATVGTFASHVTNMVHGVTEGWEYEMEVFYAHFPMDVSVEGDEVVITNFLGETAPRRTAIRGDTEVQIDGEALTLSGPSKEDVGQTAAGIEQLTRVTDKDTRVFQDGVYITRKPTGGA; encoded by the coding sequence ATGGAACGAGACATCGAACTACCCGAGGACGTCTCCGCCGACCTCGACCACCTCGACCTCACCGTCGAGGGGCCGAACGGCTCGGTGACGCGCCGCCTGTGGTACCCGGACGTCAGCGTCTCCGTCGAGGACGACGCCGTCGTCATCGCGTACCCGGACGACGCCGACCGCCAGACGAACGCGACCGTCGGCACCTTCGCGAGCCACGTGACCAACATGGTCCACGGGGTCACCGAAGGGTGGGAGTACGAGATGGAGGTCTTCTACGCCCACTTCCCGATGGACGTGTCCGTCGAGGGCGACGAGGTCGTCATCACGAACTTCCTCGGGGAGACGGCTCCCCGCCGCACCGCGATCCGCGGCGACACCGAGGTACAGATCGACGGCGAAGCGCTCACGCTGTCCGGCCCGTCCAAGGAGGACGTCGGCCAGACCGCCGCCGGCATCGAACAGCTCACCCGCGTGACCGACAAGGACACGCGCGTCTTCCAGGACGGCGTGTACATCACGCGCAAGCCCACGGGGGGTGCCTAG
- a CDS encoding 30S ribosomal protein S8 has product MAGNDPLADALAGLDNAEDVGHLEHTVQPASNIIGSTLEVLYDSGYVGGFEFVDDGRAGTFEVELKGAINECGAVKPRYSVAADGYEKWEKRFLPARDYGALIVTTSHGVMSHYEAREAGIGGQVIAYVY; this is encoded by the coding sequence ATGGCAGGTAACGACCCACTCGCCGACGCCCTCGCCGGTCTCGACAACGCCGAGGACGTCGGTCATCTGGAACACACGGTCCAGCCCGCCTCGAACATCATCGGCTCCACGCTCGAAGTGCTGTACGACAGCGGCTACGTCGGCGGCTTCGAGTTCGTGGACGACGGCCGAGCGGGGACGTTCGAGGTCGAACTGAAGGGCGCCATCAACGAGTGTGGCGCCGTCAAGCCGCGCTACTCGGTAGCCGCCGACGGCTACGAGAAGTGGGAGAAGCGGTTCCTCCCGGCGCGCGACTACGGCGCACTCATCGTGACGACGAGTCACGGCGTCATGAGCCACTACGAGGCCCGCGAGGCGGGCATCGGTGGCCAGGTAATCGCATACGTCTACTGA